The following DNA comes from Brassica oleracea var. oleracea cultivar TO1000 chromosome C5, BOL, whole genome shotgun sequence.
ATCTAATCAATGAGGTTGTTGGATTCGTGATCGGACTTTCAGCAAATCAGAGGAAAAATGTTTATAAAACTTTATGATCGCAACTAAATGATGAAGTGTCCAAAAAAAAAGAAGAACGTGGTTCACGTGTTCGTGATCGGACTTTCAGCAAATCAGAGGAAAAATGTTTATAAAACTTTATGATCGCAACTAAGTGATGAAGTGTCCAAACAAAAAGAAGAACGTGGTTCACGTGACTTGGACAGATAATAACCCATCAGCCATGTTAGGACATTTCCAATCCATACCTATTTTTTTTTTTATAATTTCCACAAAAATAGAGTAACTCTATTATACGGTAAGTTTTGCTTAAATGGTTTACTCTATAATAGAGTTACTTTATTATAGAGTAGAAAATAGAGGGAATTGATTTTTCCACTCCAATAAGGAGTGGAAAAATGAAATCCCTATATTTTCTCTATTACTCTATTATAGAGTAAACATTAGAACAAAACTTACGTTATAATAGAATTATTTTATTTTTGTGGAAATTGTAGAGGAAAAAATAGGTATGAATTGGAAATGGTCTTAAGTGCACGAGTTGGCACATGCGTGTGGATCAAGACAGAGTTACGATAATTTAACATAATCGCATGTGGTTGGTAGGTGAGTGCCACCATCCCTAATATTTAGAGCACCTCCGATGGGGGTTCTACCCATTGGAGTTCTAAAAATTCATATGTGTATAAGTATATGTTGTATATGTGTATGTAGGTGTGAGGTCTATTATTTTGTGGAGAACCCCACCCTTAAGGTTCTTAAAACAAAGCTTTTAAAACCTTAAGGGTGGGGTTCTCCACAAAATAATGGACCCCACACATACATACACATATACAACATATACTTATACACATATGAATCTTTAGAACTTCAATGGGTAGAACCCTCCATTGGAGGGGCTCTTAGTGGCTTATATTTTCAAATGTGACCTTATATTTTTAAAATAATGGTATATATTTTATAGTCTTACTTTTATTAATATTTAAATTTTGAAAATGATATAAAATAGAGGAATTTGAGCACATATACATAAGAAAAAGAGGAATTAAGTTTATACACATATCACCACTTTGGCTATGATATGTTATATATTGTTATGGAAAGAGTCAAAAATACCCCTTCTTACGCGTGTAAATGTGAATTATTACTTTTTCTCTTTATTCTGCAAACTGAAAAGTGTTTTTTTTTAAAACTCTTGCTAGCGACAAAGAAGAGGAATTTGAAGAGAGTGCATGAAAATCTGAGTTCGAAAATAGAAAAGTTGAAACTAGCGATGAACGATTCGGTCGTGCATCGTAACTACGATATTGAAAGTTAGGGTTCCAGTGGTTCTTTCAATTTCACGCCAGCAAAATTGAGTTTTCAAAACCAATGAATCAAGGTAAATTTGTTTTGATTTCATATAGTCTAAGTTTCAAACGATCTCGTCCTGTATTGACAAAAATTAAATTGGTAACATCTGTTTTTTTCAGATCCTGTCAGTTTAAGTGTTTTCTTCGTTTTTTCCAACAGAAAGTTCAGGTTAGGGGTTAAGGAGACAATGATGTCGTGTGATGATAGGACTATACTATATGAGAGATGTTCATAGTATAGTTACCCAAAAGAATTTAAAATAGTGTGATCTAGATACGTTGTGCTTCCATGATTGTGTTGAATGGGGTGAATGATCTGCCCTATGTTTCCCTATGTTAAATAACACATAAGAGAATATAAACATATTGTATTGGAAGTCATTTGTGTGTTTGTTAATGTGTGACCATACTACATTGAATATAATATAGCCTACTGTTCGCGTTTTCTCATACACCACCATTCCGTCATATATGTTTTGTTTAGTGAAACCACGTTCATGCTTATTATGTTGCACATGTTATGCATGCATCAACCATGCAATAATGCTGGAGGATTGCTTGCCGGATCTGGAAATCCATGTTCCATCAACCATTTCTGCCCCCATGTTATGGTAAGAGGTTATATCGCTTGGCATATGCGACATCAAGTGCATCCATTTCCAAAACTCCATGGCCTGCCAGTGCGGATTTCTCAGACAAGCACTGTCTTATAGTTCAAATACTGTTCTTATTCCCCGTAAATGAAGCTTTCCTAGTTTTCATCTGTGGGACAACCTTTTTGGACCCGACCTTATGCATTTCTTTGTCATGCAACACCCAAGCTTTTGTTTATTCTCTTGTCTTAAAAGTACATATCTTTCGTAGGTTCCCTATTTGATATGGTTCAATATCTCTCATACCAGACATTCAATACGTGGGAACTTATTCACCTTTTCATAGGAAAGTGAAACCTAAACAAAATTGGAGGCCAATAGTTTGTTTGGCAAAGTGCCCATACTATATTGACGATAGTATAGTCTATTTTTATTTATTCACAAACCAGACATGGAGAATTATCACTTGCGGTAACTGCCACCACGTTATTCATAACTCCGTTGCACTTGTTACTGATGCTTATAATGCTTGCAATTTACAGCTTACATTCAAATTGAGCGAATAATTACAGTGCTTTAAATGATTAAGTTTGGTGTTAAGTTATAGAAGTGGCGGACTATTCTATGCATAGGCTTAGTACAACAAAATTAAGCGCATGGTTATTACCTTTCGTTGGCTTCCACAAGCGCACGCGCTTGCAGGGTGATTTTCGTCAATTTTTGACGAAACCTGTCACTTCGGTGGGCATGTACTGTAGCATGGCTATATTGTACATTTTGTTGTCTCTTATGAATATCCCACAAATTCTCCCTATAAAATATATGAATAATTAATTAAAATTGTAATAATAAACTCGATCCGCTCAAGAACCGTAATTCCGTCTAGTTTGTAACTTATAAGAGAAAAGCGAAAGCCTATGGACTCCAAGTAAACCAATTAACTAAGTCAAAGAGTTCGAAAACGAGCCCGTAAGAGCATGATTATTGGGGGTTCTGAGGATAGAGTTCTTAACGGAATATAAGAACCCGTCTCTTAACTTTTAACTAAAAAAACTAAAAACCGGTTATTAAATATCTTATTTAAGAACCGGCTCTTAGCTTTTTTAGTTAAAAGTTAAGAGACGGGTTCTTATATTCCGTTAAGAACTCTATCCTCAGAACCCCCAATAATCATGCTCTTACGGGCTCGTTTTCGAACTCTTTGACTTAGTTAATTGGTTTACTTGGAGTCCATAGGCTTTCGCTAAGACACATCTTTGTTTTACATTCTTTCAGAAATCCTAACAACATACTGTCGTTAGGTCATTTCAGTCCTTCGTGAGTTATATAAGCTTGAGAGCTTCTTCGTTATGCAACTTCAAAGTGATCCTAAGCTTTATTAGTTTTTTCATAGGTGACAGGCTTGTCTAACCGCGGGTGTTCAGCTAGCATCCACGTCCTCGTTGTTGCTTCTTTGCATTGCACTCTATTCCTCAGGTTGCACAGCCTCCCATTAATTACTTCATTGTAGTTGTTTGATAGCAACCGTGTTTCAATATGTGTTAATGGGAAAGAGCATTCTTGAGAACTATCCGTGGCTTGAAGTCTACGTGGCTAATGATCTAAACGTGAATCGCGTGAAATGGCTAAAAGAATTAGATAGGAGTCATCAAATTCAAACACAGATGAATAAATTATATAATCATTTTTCTAGAAAGGGCCTGAAACAATATATGCATTTCGTTTTCACCAAAATCATCAATAGAGAGTCAAAGATTTTCTTGCTTTTGACGGGCCATTTGATATACGTATAATTGTTATTTTATCAAAAAAATATATATATATATTAGTATATACAAACTTAACATATCATATTTGTATCTTTTGAAATATTTTATTTTATAACATATTTTTCTGAAAAATTGCATATGATTAATTTTTTTTGTATATGTGTAGTAGTTGTTTTATATGTTTAGGATGATAATTTTTGAGATATAAAGGTAATAATATATAATCTAATACTAATTTATAATATATATATATACATATGTATATATATATATTTATAATTGAGTCGGTTTCAAAGTGATTGAATATTAATTTTAACTAATAATAGCTACCAATATAATCTATTCCAACTTGTAATTTATATTCTAGAATGAGTTATATGTTTATATTTATTAATTGTAAATTTGACATTTTAATATAATCTCAAAGGCAATGTGTAATATTTTGATAAACTCATAATCTAAAATATTGAAATAATTAAGGCAAAGCCCATACACTACAAGAAAACATATTTTTTACGAGGGCGGTATTCGTTGTAANNNNNNNNNNNNNNNNNNNNNNNNNNNNNNNNNNNNNNNNNNNNNNNNNNNNNNNNNNNNNNNNNNNNNNNNNNNNNNNNNNNNNNNNNNNNNNNNNNNNTGTAAAGTTACGAGGAAATAATTTCGTCGTAAACCGCCGTTGTTACTACTACGTTTTCTTGTAATGATATACTTAAAGATAGTTTAATAGATATTAATGAATGGAACCCCAACAAATTTGCAAATAGAATGGGCCACCAAGAAATGGTTCATCTCATTTGTAGCCCAACAAAACTGAACATATATCTTTGGTCTTTTAGACCGCTCGGATTTAATGGGCCACCAAGAAATGGTTCGTCTCCACCCTTGTGCAATGTTTATTAAAAAGTGATATCCAAACTCCTCTCCCTACGCCTGAAGCCTGTCCTCAAAGAGATCATCTCAGAGAATCAGTCTGCTTTTATCCCTGGCAGAGCAATTACAGATAATGTGTTAATAACGCATGAAGTGCTGCAGTATCTCAAGACCTCTCAAGCCAAAAAACAGTGCTCAATGGCAGTTAAAATGGATATATCAAAAGCATATGACCGCGTCGAATGGGAATTTGTGCTACAAGTAATGACAAGACTAGGCTTTCATTCAAAGTGGATTAACTGGGTGATGCAATGCATTTCGACAGTATCATATTCCTTTCTAATAAACGATTCAGTATATGGGAAAGTGAAACCTCACCGTGGTATAAGGCAAGGAGACCCGATCTCTCCTTATCTCTTCATCCTGTGTGGAGAACTCCTCTCTGGCCTGTGTAGAAACGCTGAGCTTGATGGAACTATGAGGGGGATCCGCGTTGCTCGAGGCAGTCCCCGGGTAAATCATCTGCTGTTTGCAGATGACACTATGATGTTCTGCAACTCATCATCGGAGAGCTGCCTGTCTCTGTCCAAGATCCTAAATGAATATGAAAAGCATCTGGTCAGAAGGTCAACATATCCAAATCTTCTATTACCTTCTCTGTCAAAACCCCACAAGAAACAAAGTCAGCAGCAAAACACGTCAGCAGCAAAACACATCTTGGGGATTCAAAAAGAAGGTGGGGTGGGGAAATATCTAGGGCTCCCGGAGCACTTTGGTAGAAGGAAGAGAGATTTGTTTACCTCAATAGTCGACAGGATCAGACAGAGAGCCTCCAATTGGTCTACGCGATTCTTATCACGAGCTGGCAAACTCACCATGCTCAAGTCTGTCCTAACAGCTATCCCAACCTACGCCATGTCGTGTTTCCAGCTTCCTATGAGCCTCTGCAAAAGAATTCAATCTACTCTTACTAGGTTATGGTGGACGACACAACTGACAAGAGAAAAATGTGCTGGGTTGCTTGGGATAAGCTAACCAAACCGAAAGCCTCTGGAGGATTAGGATTAAGAGATATACAAATCTTTAATCAAGCACTACTGGGAAAGGTTGCTTGGAGAATCTTAACCGTACCTAATTGTCTACTAGCACGCGTACTTACCGGTAAATATTGCCACAAAAGGAGCTTCTTAGAGGCCCAACTCCCAGCGGTATGCTCACATGGTTAGCGAAGCATTCTCCATGGCCGTGACTTACTCCAAGAACACCTGGGTAAAGCCATTGGAAATGGTCAAACCACAAAGGTCTGGAAAGATTCATGGATCTCCCTAGACAACAGCATCAAACCAATGGGACCAGTCCATGAATCTGCTCTCGACCTGAGAGTATCAGATCTCCTCACGAGTGATCTCCTTTGGAATAAGAAAAGGATTGATCAGTTCTTACCAGCTTTCAGTACGCAAATCCAAGGCCTAAGACCAAGTAGGAAAGGAGCTGAGGATGCCTATGTCTGGACCCCTCTCACCACGGGAATCTACTCAGCAAGATCAGGGTACAATGCAACAGCACAGGCTAGTCATTGCCCTAGTGCTCCCATCTCTCAACCTGAGGCAGAGTTTAATTGGTTAAAGGACATTTGGTCAACAAAAACATCTCCAAAGCTCAAGCTTTTCTTGTGGTCGACTATTCAAGGAGCTTTACCTTTAGGGGTAGAACTACAGAAGAGAGGATTAAACGCTGCAGCCCTATGCCCTCGGTGTAAAGAAGTTGAAACTGCAATGCATACATTCTTCCTCTGCCCCTTTGCCAAAGAAGTCTGGAACCATGTCCCTTTCAAAACGCCAGTTCACATAGCTGAGGATATGGACTTCAAATCTGCAATAGTCAAATTCCGCCAAGCTCTCTGCCTCCCCCCCATAGGGGTCCGATCCCCCCTCCTTCCATGGGTCTGCTGGTCCCTCTGGACGGCCAGAAACAAGCTCATCTTCGAAGACAAAACCAACCCTCCCATCGAGATCGCGACAAGAGGCCTAGCAGCAGCACTGGAATGGGATCAGGCACAGGCGGTAATGATATCAAAGACTAACCCAAACATACCGCAAAGAGCTGCTCCAGTCAGGTTGATTAGTCTAGATACTGAGAACCCATGTTTCGTCGACGCCGCATGGGACTCCACAGCTAAGCGAGCGGGAACCGCATGGATTCTTAACAAACACCTCCCGCACCATGCCCGATCAGGTTCACAGATCTTCGACAACGTCAACTCTCCCCTTATGGCTGAATCGCTCGCTCTCCGAAACGGCATTGAGGAATTGATCAAAGCGGGAGTACAATCCACAACAGTCTTCTCGGATTGCCAAACGCTCATCAGAGCTATCGTCAACAAGAGTCAGATCAAAGAGGCTTACGGCGTTCTCCAAGACATCGATCGCCTCTCTTCTCTCTTCGTCTCTATCTGTTTCCAGTTCATCCCTCGTTCTCAGAACAGGGAAACTGATTTCTTAGCTAAACAGGCCCTTCAGGCCCACTGCTGTTTAATTCCCTATGTTTAAAACCTGCCTACGGGCCCAACTCTTTTTCGTTTTTTAATATGATAACCGTTGTTCAAAAAAAAAAAGACCGCTCGGATTTAAAATAAAAAACAGTAAAGGCAAGAAAAAAAAAAGACAAGAGATCTAGAACGGTCTCTTAATCGACAAAGGATGAGATGAAGAGAAATTGTTGTCGATGTTGAAAATCAATGATGTACGACTCAGATTTAGTAAAGAGGATATCAGAATCTCGAAATATTAAGGTATACCATCGTTTACTCATCCGCAATTTGTTTTCTTCTATATGTAATAGAAAGAGTCCTAATCGAGTTATTTGTTGACAAATCCTAACATGCAGGTGGATATTAGATCTGAAATATTATTAAAGAGAACAGATGAACACCATCACTGTTCACCTCTTGGAGATGTCGAACATCTGAAGAAACCAGGAACATAAGGTGAGCATTTAAGAAGATTCTTCTATATTATTGTCAAAACTTGGTGACTTGTTGAATTTAGCTTAGAAAAGTCATAATATAAGCATATGAAGAAAATCGATTTCTTCACATACCTGATATGTTGTTACTGTCGCAGATATCGTTTACCGCTTTGAGAGGGACAACACGATAAATCTAAGCCTGTGCAGGTCTCGCAGTATAATCGTTTGAGCCATTATTCAGTTGGAAGACATGGGACAGAAACATGAGCATTAAAAATTTATAGCTAAGTATTGATTCTGGAGAATTTAGACTGTGTATGCACTGCAAAAGCCGAAATTAAAAAAAATGATCAAACACTGGTCACGGACTCACGGCACTGTGATCTTTTCGTTATTCCACTTTTACCCTTATGTATCTATCAATCTATATCCTATGAGATATATTTTGTGTCGGAACGTAACCTATCTCACACGCCTAATAAATCACGAAAACTACTGAAGATAAAAAACCCCTTGGTAAATAAAACGTAAAAGCAGCAGTTTTATATCTGAGAACACAGTTACTACGAGTGAAGAGGAAAAGGGAAAACAACGGAACAATACTACGAATCCACCACCACCACCTTCTCTTGTTTCACCATCACCACCTCCGGCTATAGAAACCTCAACTAATTGCATCGTATTTTAGCCGTCACTACAACGTAACCAAAGAAGATATTTTGCCACCAATCACCTTATCACCATCGTTATCTTTTCCTCACATGATTCGTTCCTTTTTTTTTTTTGTACTGATGATTCTTTTTTTCTTTTTATCAATTATACTGGTGATACAAGTATTCATGCGTAATGGAATGTGTTGATGTGAAAAGTGTTTGCTTTTGTGGTATATGAAATGGACGCGCTAAACTAGTGAGGTTCCTGAGAAAATTATTTGTAGTACCTTTTTCACCCAGATTTGTATGATAAAGACAATCTATGATAAATAAAAAGTTAGTTGTTAATAGTTATTGTTATACGTTAAGATCTAGACGAAGAATGTCAGGTGTGTCATAAGTTTCCAATTATCATTTTCTTAGTTTCCAGGTTGAAGTTGTCTTTCGTGTGTAATTCTTTTCAGTCAATGATATCTACTTAGTTAGATGTTAACATATATTGTGCATGTTATTAATAGCTGAAAACATAAGACGTTAATTTATATTGTCTCATTTACATGTTACTAACATAAAATACATTTTGCATCTTCTCTTAACAGTTAACTGAAATTATACATTTTACATCTCTTAACAAATTATTATCCTTTGAGAATAATCTCTGTAAGCAATCCATCCTATGTCTGGACCAATATTTCAGCTGTTCGAAAGCTACTGCTATTGGAAATTAGGCAGAAGGTACATTATGGATATGAGGTCAAGGTGTGGGAGGATCCTTGGATCCCTACAATACCATCTAGACCGGCTCGCTCTGCAGCTCCAGTTTTGCACCCGAACATGAGAGTCAGCGACCTTATTGATCAGGAATCAAAGGAATGGGATATTCGACTACTGGAGGATTATGTTGCCCCTGCGGATATACCTTTTATAAGAAGCTTGGCCATAAGCTCAGCTCATCGTCGGGACACTTTCTGTTGGAGCTACACTAAAAATGGTCAGTACACCGTTAAATTTGGATATTGGGTAGCTCGGAACTTATTGAAGGCTAAAGAAGAGAAGGAAGTAATGGAGCCCAGCATAACAAAGCTTCATGTCTTTGCTTGGAAGATAAAAGCGCCTCAGAAAATATGTCATCTTATATGGCAATTGATAGAAGGTCATGTGGCAGTAACGAGAAATTTGATACGGCGTAATATGAGATATGATAACTATTGTCCGCGATGTGGAGAACCAGAAGAGTATGTTACTCATGCAATCTTCGAATGCCCACCAGCCCTACAAGCTTGGGCCCTATCAGCAACACCAACGAGTCCAGATATCTTTCTGGTGCCGAGTGTCTATGCTAATATGGATTATCTATTCTAGAGAAATAACAGCATTGTCGAGCCAAGATTAGATAGGGACCCTTATCCCTGGATAATCTGGTATATTTGGAAGACCCGAAATGATAAGCTCTTTAGGGGAATAGACATGGATCCACTGGAGCTAGTTCGTTATGCAGAAAGTGAGTGCCAAGCATGGTTCAACGCCAATGAGATGGTGTCACCTATTCCACAAGTTCAAAATATTGAGGACCCCCAAGTCTTAAGCTTGGGTAATATATGCATGATAGATGGGTCTTGGACATCTTCATCACAATTCAGTGGGTGTGGATAGGTATGGATGGATAGTTTGGAGAAGGTTCAACTTATGGGCACCAGGAATCACCCGAGACGAGAGTCTGCATTGCATTCAGAAGTGGAAGCGCTACGATGGACGATGGAGAGTATGCTTCAGCATTCAACATGTCAGAGTTTTGGGACGGATTGTAAAGATTTGATCGTTATGATTAAGGAGTCTCATGCTTGGCCAAGCTTTGCAACATAATTGGAAAGGATAGAGACTCTGAAGATATGCTTTCCGGACTTCAAGATCACTCATATCCCACGAGCGCAAAACCATATTTCAGACCTTTTAGCTAAGACTGTGAGGTCTTTCTATAGAGATTTATGTTTTATTGGTTGTTCTATTCCGGTTTGGCTACCCAGACCACCTCAAGCTTGAATAATAGAATTTCGTTGTAAAAAAAAACAAATTATTATTCGTTAAACCGAATATTTAGTATATACGTACTCATGTTAGATGTCTAACTATTATGTTAGCGCCATAGTAGTAAACGATAATGCTTTCTTAGCTATATATCTCATGCCTAATATTATCACCTCTTTGTAATAATCATGTTAATTTAATGGTTAGAGGTTATTAGAGTTAGCTATAGTACTAATTTAAAAGATAATTAAGCCTTAACTATATCATACTAGATTTTATCTCGTTTTCATATTATCCCAAAACAACATTTTATTCATAAAAGTGCATATATACTATTTAGATGCCAGACGCTACGTACGAATGTCAAATTAGAGATTGCAACAATTTACGTGTAATACAGTTGAAAATGTGTGGTCAAAAGCTCTCTATTACAAACCTACAAGTCGAACAGAAGCGTATACTACCAAGTGACATATCTACTTAGATTTAGAATCAGGTTTCTCTCTCACTGTGTGTACACACATTGGGGCCATTTCCGGCATGACACCTAATTCTACTACAGGGAAGGAAGG
Coding sequences within:
- the LOC106344362 gene encoding uncharacterized protein LOC106344362, coding for MGPVHESALDLRVSDLLTSDLLWNKKRIDQFLPAFSTQIQGLRPSRKGAEDAYVWTPLTTGIYSARSGYNATAQASHCPSAPISQPEAEFNWLKDIWSTKTSPKLKLFLWSTIQGALPLGVELQKRGLNAAALCPRCKEVETAMHTFFLCPFAKEVWNHVPFKTPVHIAEDMDFKSAIVKFRQALCLPPIGVRSPLLPWVCWSLWTARNKLIFEDKTNPPIEIATRGLAAALEWDQAQAVMISKTNPNIPQRAAPVRLISLDTENPCFVDAAWDSTAKRAGTAWILNKHLPHHARSGSQIFDNVNSPLMAESLALRNGIEELIKAGVQSTTVFSDCQTLIRAIVNKSQIKEAYGVLQDIDRLSSLFVSICFQFIPRSQNRETDFLAKQALQAHCCLIPYV